The Rhodopseudomonas palustris genome window below encodes:
- a CDS encoding PleD family two-component system response regulator yields the protein MSARILVVDDIPTNVKLLEARLSAEYFDVVTAANGVQALEICERAECDIVLLDVMMPDMDGFEVCRRLKANPKTHFIPVVMVTALDSPADRVRGLEAGADDFLTKPVSDVVLIARVRSLTRLKMMTDELRMRAITSLEIGVQAPEREAVNDLGKGGRILLVDDRPSSYERLAPLLAAEHDIDVEPNPSEALFHAAEGNYDLLIVSLGLENFDGLRLCSQARSLERTRHVPILAIADADNNARLLRGLEIGVNDYLLRPVDKNELLARARTQIRRRRYTDHLRDNVQHSIEMAITDGLTGLHNRRYMESHLATLAEQAGSRGKPLALMILDIDFFKSINDGYGHDAGDDVLREFAVRIKKSIRGIDLACRYGGEEFVIVMPETDLHVAQMVAERLRRAIAGEPFAIEKGTKRIEVTISIGLSTLERKGEAVRDLLKRADTALYRAKHDGRNRVVAAAA from the coding sequence ATGTCCGCACGCATCCTGGTCGTCGACGACATTCCGACCAACGTCAAGCTGCTCGAAGCGCGGCTGTCGGCCGAGTATTTCGACGTCGTGACCGCCGCCAACGGCGTGCAGGCGCTGGAGATCTGCGAGCGCGCCGAATGCGACATCGTGCTGCTCGACGTGATGATGCCGGACATGGACGGATTCGAGGTCTGCCGCCGGCTCAAGGCCAATCCGAAGACGCATTTCATTCCGGTCGTGATGGTGACGGCGCTCGACAGCCCGGCCGACCGGGTGCGCGGGCTCGAGGCCGGCGCCGACGACTTCCTCACCAAGCCGGTGTCGGACGTGGTGCTGATCGCGCGGGTGCGCTCGCTGACGCGCCTGAAGATGATGACCGACGAATTGCGGATGCGCGCGATCACCTCGCTCGAGATCGGCGTGCAGGCGCCGGAGCGCGAGGCGGTCAACGATCTCGGCAAAGGCGGCCGCATCCTGCTGGTCGACGACCGGCCGTCGTCCTACGAGCGGCTGGCGCCGCTGCTCGCTGCCGAACACGACATCGACGTCGAGCCCAATCCGTCCGAGGCGCTGTTCCATGCGGCCGAGGGCAATTACGACCTGCTGATCGTGTCGCTCGGCCTGGAGAATTTCGACGGGCTGCGGCTGTGCAGCCAGGCGCGCTCGCTGGAGCGGACGCGCCACGTGCCGATCCTCGCCATCGCCGACGCCGACAACAACGCGCGGCTGCTGCGCGGCCTCGAGATCGGCGTCAACGACTACCTGCTGCGCCCGGTCGACAAGAACGAATTGCTGGCGCGCGCGCGCACGCAGATCCGCCGCCGGCGCTACACCGATCATCTGCGCGACAACGTGCAGCATTCGATCGAAATGGCGATCACCGACGGGCTGACCGGGCTGCACAATCGCCGCTACATGGAAAGCCATCTCGCGACGCTGGCCGAACAGGCGGGGTCGCGCGGCAAGCCGCTGGCGCTGATGATCCTCGACATCGACTTCTTCAAATCGATCAACGACGGCTACGGCCACGACGCCGGCGACGACGTGCTGCGCGAGTTCGCGGTGCGGATCAAGAAGTCGATCCGCGGTATCGATCTGGCGTGCCGCTACGGCGGCGAGGAATTCGTGATCGTGATGCCCGAGACCGACCTGCACGTCGCCCAGATGGTGGCGGAGCGGCTGCGCCGCGCCATCGCCGGCGAGCCGTTCGCGATCGAGAAGGGAACGAAGCGGATCGAGGTCACGATCTCGATCGGCCTGTCGACGCTGGAGCGCAAAGGCGAGGCAGTGCGCGATCTCCTCAAGCGCGCCGACACGGCGCTGTACCGCGCCAAGCACGACGGGCGGAATCGGGTGGTCGCGGCGGCGGCGTGA
- a CDS encoding MFS transporter has translation MTAIEPSLRVVDDQRPEPPPRKAGREEGAPSGPAMGFGLTLAMAAASGIAVANIYYNQPMLGVIERDLGTPSLTGMIPTATQLGYAVGLFLLVPLGDLTDRRRLIAWQFVLLAGALVLVALVPSAGLMIVASLALGACATVAQQVVPFAAALAEPARRGKVIGTVMAGLLCGILLSRTAAGFVAGHAGWREMFWLAAPLALVAAALMAWLLPRHHPHLTIGYGAALKSLLALWREQPSLRRATLVQAALFGSFSVFWTALALHLQEPRFGLGPDAAGLFGLVGVVGILAAPIAGRIADRSGPGPVITIGALLTVVSWGLFGLWGSLAGLVLGVIVLDFGLQSALISNQHIIYALVPDARSRLNTVFMTGTFIGGAIGSAGAALAWGQGGWPAVCLFGAALAAVALVLELMARRAAR, from the coding sequence ATGACCGCGATCGAGCCGAGCCTGAGGGTGGTGGACGACCAACGACCCGAGCCGCCGCCGCGCAAGGCCGGCCGGGAGGAGGGCGCGCCCTCGGGCCCGGCGATGGGCTTCGGCCTGACGCTGGCGATGGCAGCCGCCTCGGGAATCGCGGTGGCCAACATCTATTACAATCAGCCGATGCTCGGCGTGATCGAGCGCGACCTCGGCACGCCGTCGCTGACCGGCATGATCCCGACCGCGACCCAGCTCGGCTACGCCGTCGGTCTTTTCCTACTGGTGCCGCTCGGTGATCTGACCGACCGGCGCCGGCTGATCGCGTGGCAATTCGTGCTGCTCGCGGGCGCGCTGGTGCTGGTGGCGCTGGTGCCGTCGGCCGGGCTGATGATCGTCGCCTCGCTGGCGCTCGGCGCCTGTGCCACGGTGGCGCAGCAGGTGGTGCCGTTCGCCGCGGCGCTGGCCGAGCCGGCGCGGCGCGGCAAGGTGATCGGCACGGTGATGGCGGGGCTGCTGTGCGGCATCCTGCTGAGCCGCACGGCGGCGGGATTCGTCGCCGGCCATGCCGGCTGGCGCGAGATGTTCTGGCTGGCGGCGCCGCTGGCGCTGGTCGCCGCCGCGCTGATGGCGTGGCTACTGCCGCGCCACCATCCGCATCTGACGATCGGCTACGGCGCCGCGCTGAAATCGCTGCTGGCGCTGTGGCGCGAGCAGCCGAGCCTGCGCCGCGCCACGCTCGTGCAGGCCGCGCTGTTCGGGTCGTTCAGCGTGTTCTGGACCGCGCTGGCGCTGCATCTGCAGGAACCGCGCTTCGGGCTCGGCCCCGACGCGGCCGGCTTGTTCGGGCTGGTCGGCGTGGTCGGCATCCTTGCCGCGCCGATCGCCGGACGCATCGCCGACCGCAGCGGGCCCGGTCCGGTGATCACAATCGGCGCGTTGCTGACGGTGGTGTCGTGGGGGCTGTTCGGCCTGTGGGGCAGCCTGGCAGGGCTGGTGCTGGGGGTGATCGTGCTGGATTTCGGGCTGCAGAGCGCGCTGATCTCGAACCAGCACATCATCTACGCGCTGGTGCCGGACGCGCGCAGCCGGCTGAACACCGTGTTCATGACGGGCACCTTCATCGGCGGCGCGATCGGATCGGCCGGCGCGGCGTTGGCGTGGGGGCAGGGCGGCTGGCCGGCGGTGTGCCTCTTCGGCGCCGCGCTGGCGGCGGTCGCCCTGGTGCTGGAGCTGATGGCCCGCCGGGCGGCCCGGTAG
- the rpmG gene encoding 50S ribosomal protein L33, protein MAKAVTIKIKLVSTADTGFYYVAKKNSRTMTDKMTKKKYDPVARKHVEFKEAKIK, encoded by the coding sequence ATGGCCAAAGCGGTCACCATCAAGATCAAGCTCGTCTCCACGGCCGACACCGGCTTCTATTACGTGGCGAAGAAGAATTCGCGCACCATGACCGACAAGATGACCAAGAAGAAGTACGACCCGGTCGCGCGCAAGCACGTCGAGTTCAAGGAAGCCAAGATCAAGTAA
- the rnr gene encoding ribonuclease R, which translates to MSKTRDDKFPDKATLLAFIRAHPGKVGTREIAREFGLKNADRAELKRRLKELSDDGTIRKTGRRKVAEPAALPPTLLADVVARDSDGELIATPSEWDEQDGDPPKIRIHIPRRPKPGTAAGLGDRALLHVEPAEAPEQGPAYVGRIIRVLDRGKPRILGIFRASPQGGGRLVPVDKKQAGRELNIAPHDAGGAEDGDLVSVDLIRSRGYGLSSGRVKERLGSLATEKAVSLIAIHSHDIPQEFSSAALRESEAAEPATLKGREDWRELPLVTIDPPDAKDHDDAVHAEPDPDPNNKGGVILHVAIADVAYYVRPDSALDRDALRRGNSVYFPDRVVPMLPERISNDLCSLKPGEPRGALAVRMVIGADGRKRSHSFHRVLMRSAAKLNYAQAQAAIDGHPDDTTGPLLDTILKPLYDAYAIVKRGRDDRDPLDLDLPERKILLKPDGTVDRVIVPERLDAHKLIEEFMILANVAAAEMLEKKALPLIYRVHDEPSVEKVHNLVEFLKTLDLSFAKGGALKPAQFNRILAMVKGEDAEPLVNEVVLRSQAQAEYASENYGHFGLNLRRYAHFTSPIRRYADLVVHRALIRALDLGDGALPQTETVETLAEVAAQISLTERRAMKAERETVDRLIAHYLADRIGATFQGRISGVTKAGLFVKLSDTGADGLIPIRTLGDEYYNYDETRHALIGSRSGAMHRLGDVVDVRLVEAAPVAGALRFELLSESRSVARGPGKVPHKGKGSKPPKGNAIGRSKAGKTKDAKASKRKPNKPGKGKR; encoded by the coding sequence GTGAGCAAGACGCGCGACGACAAGTTCCCGGACAAGGCCACCCTCCTCGCCTTCATCCGCGCGCATCCAGGCAAGGTCGGCACCCGCGAGATCGCGCGCGAGTTCGGCCTGAAGAATGCCGACCGTGCCGAACTGAAGCGCCGTCTCAAGGAACTGTCCGACGACGGCACGATCCGCAAAACCGGCCGCCGCAAGGTCGCCGAGCCGGCCGCCCTGCCCCCGACGCTGCTCGCGGACGTCGTTGCGCGCGACAGCGACGGCGAACTGATCGCGACGCCCTCGGAATGGGACGAGCAGGACGGCGATCCGCCGAAGATCCGCATCCACATCCCGCGCCGTCCCAAGCCCGGCACCGCCGCGGGCCTCGGCGACCGCGCGCTGCTGCATGTCGAGCCGGCCGAGGCGCCCGAGCAAGGTCCCGCTTATGTCGGCCGAATCATCCGCGTGCTCGATCGCGGCAAGCCGCGCATTCTCGGTATCTTTCGCGCATCGCCGCAGGGCGGCGGCCGGCTGGTGCCGGTCGACAAGAAACAGGCCGGACGCGAACTCAACATCGCGCCGCACGATGCCGGCGGCGCGGAAGACGGCGATCTCGTCAGCGTCGACCTGATCCGCAGCCGCGGTTACGGACTGTCGTCCGGCCGCGTCAAGGAACGGCTCGGCTCGCTCGCGACCGAAAAGGCCGTCAGCCTGATCGCGATCCACTCCCACGACATCCCGCAGGAATTTTCGTCGGCCGCATTGCGCGAATCCGAAGCCGCCGAGCCCGCGACGCTGAAAGGCCGCGAGGACTGGCGCGAGCTGCCGCTGGTGACGATCGATCCGCCCGACGCCAAGGACCACGACGACGCGGTCCATGCCGAACCGGATCCCGATCCGAACAACAAAGGCGGCGTGATCCTGCACGTCGCGATCGCCGATGTCGCTTACTACGTGCGGCCGGACTCCGCGCTCGATCGCGACGCGCTGCGGCGCGGCAATTCGGTGTACTTCCCCGACCGCGTCGTGCCGATGCTGCCGGAGCGGATTTCCAACGATCTGTGCTCGCTGAAGCCCGGCGAGCCGCGCGGCGCGCTCGCGGTCCGCATGGTGATCGGTGCCGATGGCCGCAAGCGCTCGCATTCGTTTCATCGCGTGCTGATGCGCTCGGCGGCGAAGCTGAACTACGCGCAGGCTCAGGCCGCGATCGACGGCCATCCGGACGACACCACCGGCCCACTGCTCGACACCATCCTGAAGCCGCTCTACGACGCCTATGCGATCGTCAAGCGCGGCCGCGACGACCGCGATCCGCTCGATCTCGATCTGCCTGAGCGCAAAATCCTGCTGAAGCCCGACGGCACCGTCGACCGCGTCATCGTTCCGGAACGGCTCGACGCGCATAAATTGATCGAGGAGTTCATGATCCTCGCCAACGTCGCCGCCGCAGAGATGCTGGAGAAGAAGGCGCTGCCGCTGATCTACCGGGTGCATGACGAGCCGAGCGTGGAGAAGGTCCACAATCTCGTCGAGTTCCTCAAGACGCTCGACCTGTCCTTCGCCAAGGGCGGCGCGCTGAAGCCGGCGCAGTTCAACCGCATCCTGGCGATGGTCAAGGGCGAAGACGCCGAGCCGCTCGTCAACGAAGTGGTGCTGCGCTCGCAGGCGCAGGCCGAATACGCCTCGGAGAACTACGGCCATTTCGGGCTCAATTTGCGCCGCTACGCGCATTTCACTTCGCCGATCCGCCGCTACGCCGATCTCGTGGTGCATCGCGCGCTGATCCGCGCGCTCGATCTCGGCGACGGCGCGCTGCCGCAGACCGAAACCGTGGAAACGCTGGCTGAAGTCGCCGCGCAGATTTCACTGACCGAACGCCGTGCGATGAAGGCCGAGCGCGAAACCGTCGACCGGCTGATCGCGCATTACCTCGCCGACCGCATCGGCGCGACCTTCCAGGGCCGGATTTCGGGCGTCACCAAGGCCGGCCTGTTCGTCAAGCTGAGCGACACCGGCGCCGACGGACTGATTCCGATCCGCACACTCGGCGACGAATATTACAACTACGACGAAACCCGCCACGCGCTGATCGGCTCGCGCAGCGGTGCCATGCATCGGCTGGGGGACGTCGTCGATGTTCGTCTGGTAGAAGCTGCACCAGTGGCTGGCGCATTGCGGTTCGAGCTCTTAAGTGAATCGCGTAGCGTCGCGCGCGGCCCAGGCAAAGTTCCGCACAAGGGCAAAGGGTCGAAACCGCCAAAAGGCAATGCCATCGGGCGCAGCAAGGCCGGCAAGACGAAAGATGCCAAGGCATCGAAGCGAAAGCCGAACAAGCCCGGAAAGGGAAAGCGATGA
- a CDS encoding DUF983 domain-containing protein, translating into MKTVVNRAPIVWPSDNAPTEDRNVWQAMWRGFRGRCPQCGEGKMFRGFLKTADNCSHCGQDFTGHRADDLPAYLVIVIVGHIVVPIALSIETNFSPPVMLQLAIYLPITLFASLALLQPVKGAVVGLQWAFRMHGFDENNPEK; encoded by the coding sequence ATGAAGACCGTTGTGAATCGTGCGCCGATCGTCTGGCCGTCGGACAACGCTCCCACCGAGGATCGCAATGTCTGGCAGGCGATGTGGCGCGGCTTCCGCGGCCGCTGCCCGCAATGCGGCGAAGGCAAGATGTTCCGCGGTTTCCTGAAGACCGCCGATAACTGCTCGCATTGCGGACAGGACTTCACCGGCCACCGCGCCGACGATCTGCCGGCCTATCTGGTGATCGTCATCGTCGGCCACATCGTGGTGCCGATCGCGCTGTCGATCGAGACCAATTTCTCGCCGCCGGTGATGTTGCAGCTCGCGATTTATCTGCCTATCACGCTGTTCGCATCGCTGGCGCTGCTGCAGCCCGTCAAGGGCGCGGTGGTCGGCCTGCAATGGGCGTTCCGGATGCACGGCTTCGACGAGAACAATCCGGAGAAATAG
- a CDS encoding DUF3572 domain-containing protein, whose translation MPKRVHNVRQVSEIVAIQALSFIASDPERLGLFLAETGIGPETLRQSAADPQFLISVLNFIMRDDATVKAFAASVDLDPTNVAAALQVLEDKPWESDTP comes from the coding sequence ATGCCAAAGCGTGTTCACAATGTGAGACAAGTTTCTGAAATCGTGGCGATTCAGGCGCTGTCCTTCATCGCCTCCGACCCCGAGCGGCTGGGCCTGTTCCTCGCCGAGACCGGGATCGGCCCCGAAACGCTGCGGCAGTCGGCCGCCGACCCGCAGTTCCTGATCAGCGTGCTGAATTTCATCATGCGCGACGATGCGACCGTGAAGGCGTTCGCGGCTTCGGTCGACCTCGATCCGACCAATGTCGCGGCCGCGCTGCAGGTGCTGGAAGACAAGCCCTGGGAGAGCGATACGCCGTGA
- a CDS encoding response regulator, which translates to MAKTVLIVEDNELNMKLFRDLLEAHGYQTSGTSNGHEALALVRKLHPDLILMDIQLPQVSGLDVTRWIKDDPELRHIPVVAVTAFAMKGDEERIREGGCEAYLSKPISVGKFIETVRRFIG; encoded by the coding sequence ATGGCCAAAACCGTCCTGATCGTCGAGGACAACGAGCTCAATATGAAGCTCTTTCGCGATCTACTGGAAGCCCATGGTTACCAGACGTCGGGAACGAGCAACGGCCATGAAGCGCTCGCCCTCGTTCGCAAGCTGCACCCCGATCTGATCCTGATGGACATCCAGCTTCCACAGGTGTCTGGTCTCGACGTTACCCGCTGGATCAAGGACGATCCTGAACTGCGGCACATTCCGGTGGTCGCGGTCACGGCGTTCGCGATGAAGGGCGACGAGGAACGCATCCGCGAGGGCGGCTGCGAGGCCTATCTGTCGAAGCCGATTTCGGTGGGCAAGTTCATCGAAACCGTGCGCCGTTTCATCGGATAG
- a CDS encoding NUDIX hydrolase has product MSETVTQAAHTVEQGEKEADHHPYFRPKDAATLILVDRSGSIPKVLVGRRHDNVVFMPGKFVFPGGRVDKFDNRVPVAAQIPPELEANLLKGSPRITRARARALAIAAIREACEETGLCLGCRADSAKTNLDGPWQPFAEAGLLPDPSGLYLIARAITPPGRVRRFDTRFFTADASAIAHRVEGVVHADAELVELVWVELGSSPLADLHAMTKNVLGELHRRLATGPLRHDAPVPFFHFYGGKMQKDMLPGA; this is encoded by the coding sequence ATGAGCGAGACGGTCACGCAGGCTGCGCACACGGTCGAACAGGGTGAGAAGGAAGCCGATCACCATCCGTATTTCCGTCCCAAGGACGCCGCGACGCTGATCCTGGTCGATCGCAGCGGCAGCATCCCGAAGGTTCTGGTCGGCCGCCGCCACGACAATGTGGTGTTCATGCCCGGCAAGTTCGTGTTCCCCGGCGGCCGGGTCGACAAGTTCGACAACCGCGTGCCGGTCGCAGCGCAGATCCCGCCGGAGCTGGAAGCCAATCTGCTCAAGGGAAGCCCGAGGATCACCCGCGCCCGCGCCCGCGCGCTGGCGATCGCGGCGATCCGCGAGGCCTGCGAGGAAACCGGCCTGTGCCTCGGCTGCAGGGCGGATAGCGCGAAGACGAATCTCGACGGCCCATGGCAGCCCTTCGCCGAGGCCGGGCTGTTGCCCGACCCGTCCGGCCTGTACCTGATCGCCCGCGCCATCACCCCGCCCGGCCGGGTCCGGCGCTTCGACACCCGCTTCTTCACCGCCGATGCCTCGGCGATCGCCCACCGGGTCGAGGGCGTGGTCCACGCCGATGCCGAACTGGTCGAACTGGTCTGGGTCGAGCTCGGTTCCAGCCCGCTCGCCGATCTGCATGCGATGACCAAGAACGTGCTCGGCGAGCTGCACCGCCGGCTCGCCACCGGCCCGCTGCGCCACGACGCGCCGGTGCCGTTCTTCCATTTCTATGGCGGCAAGATGCAGAAGGACATGCTGCCGGGCGCCTGA